A window of Bdellovibrio svalbardensis genomic DNA:
TATAGAATTCAAGAGGAAGAAACAGTCCGCTGGAAATGATAACAAGCCACTTTGCCCATTTTCTTTCCTTCCAAAGACCAAAAGCTTCAATAAATCGAAAAAGGCTATAAGCTAAAACCAAGGATACACCTTGCACGACCTGTCGATCTCTGACACCGGATAAGAATAACAAGACTGCATGGGGATACTGACTGTGGGGATTCATACCAAAATGCCACAAAAACTTTTCCCCTAAGGCTTGAAAATCACCATGAATGAAAACCAGCAGCTCAAGACCTATGACCAAAACCACGATCCCCTTCAGAGCTTCAAAAGCGGCAATTGCGTGAAGACCTTTGCGATGTGATTTCTGTGTCATTTCCGATGAAGCCCCCCGCCCTCCTACAGAGTATCTGTCTTTCCATGGCTGCGAAATATCCTGAGTCAAACAACAGGTACTTCTCTTCTCTTTTTTGACAAAGACCCAGCAGTGATTCGACATTTTTCCGCCAAATATTTGGCTCTGCATTTAGCCCTGACTATCCTTTGCTAAAGACTTTTATGAATATTTAAAAAATTATGAAGGGACGATGCATGGACAATATGGAACCTATTCAAAGCTCGACCGGTGAGGCCTCCAAGATGCCCCCCATTCAGCTGCTGGCACCAAGTCATGATATCGGCAATTCCGTCTTTGCCGCTTTCAACGAACGCAAGACAATCCGAGAAATCAGTGAAAGACCCCTGTCCCTGCAGGTGCTATCGAGCCTTCTTTGGGCTGCGTATGGAGTCAATCGAAAGACCGGTCCGTTTGGTATACCTGGTAGAACGGCCGCATCAGCGAGCAATTCCCAAGAAATAGATCTTTATGTGGCGATGAGCGAAGGTGTCTTTTTGTACGATGCTTTTAAAAGTGTCCTTCAGCCAATTTTAGCAGAAGACCTCCGGGCTCGCGCCTTGAATCCCGCTCAAAAGGGTTTTCAAATGACGGCTCCTGTTCAGCTCATCTATGTAGCTGATCTGCATCGTTTGACCCGCACGGCGGGATATAACGAACCCGGGCTGCATGAGGTGGACGTTCAAAAGTCTTACTACTTCGTCGACACAGGCCTTATTGCCGGCAATGTCTATTTATTTGCGGCGGCCAATGGCCTGGCAGCTTGGTTCCACAACTGCGACAAAACGATTGATGAAAAGTTAAAGCTTACAACACATCAGCGTGTGTTGTTTGCTCAGTCCGTGGGATATCCTGGAAAACAATAGCCAGGATAATAGTATGAGGCTTTCGGGAAACATCAGGGCCTATTTAAAGCCCTCACTCTTCTGAGGGCTACGTTTTAGAAGATCGACCTATAGATCACAATCGGGACTCCACGGTGGGCAGGCACCTCGCGGCCAAGTAACTGTTCTATAGCTGACGGTACGACTTGAGCTTCCTTGCAGGTTGTAACCGAGAAACTGACTGCTGACTTCAATGACCTCACGGTCCATGACATCAATACCGCATGTGGTTTCATTGCAAAACTCCGAGTAGTCCAAATGGTACGTAACAGCTCTTTTCCGAACGTTATATGCCAGCTCCACAGATGATTTGTTGCGAATCAACTCCGTTATGACATTCAAATTCCTTTGGCATTCTTCAGCGTTTTCTAAGTAAAAATGAACATTGTCGATATTGTCCTCGGAAATATTGCGAAGTTCTGGAGCCTTTAAAATCAACCCATTCACCTCACAAGAAAATCCGCCTTTCGTCAGGTCGACAGTGATTTTTCCATTGCGTTCTTCGCCGTACTCCAGTGGTGAAGATTTTGCCGAGGTCGCTACAAAACCAGAGTCAACGCGATCAATTTTCGCGAAGGCAAGCCCTGGAAGCACTACGATCAGTAACATTGACAACCTTGAAATCATTTTTTCCTCCTACAGGAAAGTTTTGTGATGCTTTCAACTTTATATCCACAGTTGAAAGCTCGGTTTTTGGCAATTCTTCAGGATAAGTCTTCGATTCCCGGGAACTGCGACGTGCTTAGGGATACCTCTGCTTAGTAAATTAATAAAATTGATTGTTTATATAAATATGATATATTTTATATATGAATAAGTTTGACCTGAATTATCTTAAGTACTTCTACTTCGTCGTGACACTCAATGGATTTACCAAGGCCGCCGACAGCCTTCATGTCCAACAGCCCGTCATCAGCAGAGCCGTCAAACTTCTGGAAGAACAGCTGGGCTTTAAGTTGATTGAACGCCAGAAGAAGCAAGTCATCCTGACCACCGAAGGCAAAGAGATCTTTAAGATGGCACAGAAGATGTTCGACAGCGCCGATCAGATTTCGGCCTTTGCCAAAGAACGCCTGGGAAATATTTCTGGCGATCTCTGTTTTGCGACATCCGATTCTCTGGCACCAGAGATCATGGGTCCCATTCTTAAGGCGTTCATTCAGCGTCACCCCAGCATGCGCCCTATTCATCACGCGGGGCCAGCAAGTTTGTTACTAGATAAGATCAGTGCGGGAGCCATAGAGTTCGGAATCTTTTTCAACGTGCCAGAACTTCCCATGGACTTGGAAAAGTCTAAGCTCGCCCATGTCCCTTTTGATTTTGTGATATCCAAAGAATTTGCGAAAAACAAAAAGACGACAGAGTCTTTTATCGCTTCAAAAGAACAAGATGACGAGGAGTCATTCAGGCTTCCCCTCTTTCAAAAATACAGATCTCATCACAAGAATGTCTCTATCGCAGCCATCTCCAGCAGCTCGATGGCAAGAAAGGCCATGGCCATCAGTGGCGTTGGCGTCACCATCCTGCCGCGCTTCCTCGTTCAAGAGGATATCAAGAAGGGACTGCTCAAATCTTTACATGAAGGCGAATACTCATTGCCACTTTACTTGGTTGAAAGAAAAAGCTCTTACAAATCAAAACTCAAAAATGAATTACTCAGCCTTATGAAAGATATGGTTGAGGCCTAGAAAAGATCTACTCTTGACTCATTCCCAGATTTTTAATCACCATCAGTCCCGTCACCACTAAGGCAACACCAACCCACGTGAAGGAATTGAACTTCACCT
This region includes:
- a CDS encoding LysR family transcriptional regulator; the encoded protein is MNKFDLNYLKYFYFVVTLNGFTKAADSLHVQQPVISRAVKLLEEQLGFKLIERQKKQVILTTEGKEIFKMAQKMFDSADQISAFAKERLGNISGDLCFATSDSLAPEIMGPILKAFIQRHPSMRPIHHAGPASLLLDKISAGAIEFGIFFNVPELPMDLEKSKLAHVPFDFVISKEFAKNKKTTESFIASKEQDDEESFRLPLFQKYRSHHKNVSIAAISSSSMARKAMAISGVGVTILPRFLVQEDIKKGLLKSLHEGEYSLPLYLVERKSSYKSKLKNELLSLMKDMVEA
- a CDS encoding DUF2127 domain-containing protein translates to MTQKSHRKGLHAIAAFEALKGIVVLVIGLELLVFIHGDFQALGEKFLWHFGMNPHSQYPHAVLLFLSGVRDRQVVQGVSLVLAYSLFRFIEAFGLWKERKWAKWLVIISSGLFLPLEFYKMFTHFTWFKLLITIANILVLLYIAYLQLEDKRSRSSVKN
- a CDS encoding nitroreductase family protein, whose protein sequence is MDNMEPIQSSTGEASKMPPIQLLAPSHDIGNSVFAAFNERKTIREISERPLSLQVLSSLLWAAYGVNRKTGPFGIPGRTAASASNSQEIDLYVAMSEGVFLYDAFKSVLQPILAEDLRARALNPAQKGFQMTAPVQLIYVADLHRLTRTAGYNEPGLHEVDVQKSYYFVDTGLIAGNVYLFAAANGLAAWFHNCDKTIDEKLKLTTHQRVLFAQSVGYPGKQ